From Xanthomonas sp. 10-10:
GCAGGAATGCGCTGCACATATCCTGGCGGCAGCGCAAGACATGCCCGACGAGAGCTTTTCCGCATGGTTGAACGCCCTGCCGGAATGGTGGTCGCTGGAGCTGCGTCCGCAAATTGGTCAGGCCCTCGCTGGCCTTGTGGAAGACCAACGCTTACCGGTCACCGATGCGACTTTTGATCTGCTGATCGCAAGCTTTGGCGACGATGCCGAGGCCGATGGCTCTCATCTGCTATGGGCTGCGCGGGTGATGGACGTGGCCCTGGGGCAGCCGCCGGAGTCTTTCGAACACTGGATGCGGCACCGTCTTGATGCGTGGTCCCCCTATCAGAACTTCATGATCAGCCAGCACGTCTCGCGGGCGCTCGGAATACAACGTCCAACCCTGGGTCTGGCAACCATCGATACGCTGATGAAGGCCTTTGGCTGGCATCATGCGCTGGTAGACGATGACGACCTCGCCTGGCTGCAGGCGGCACGCAGCACAGCGCGCAAGCAGGAACTGGCTTTGCGACGTGAGTCGGCGCTGGCACTCGATGGCGATGCCGAAGTGCTGGCCTACGAGTTGACAGTGGCTGGATGGGACGGGATGACGCCACAGTGGGCAGCTGCACTGCGCTCCCGTCTGGCACGGCCACCCTCGCCATGGCGCTCCCTGACGACCGCGCTACTACCGGCACGGCCTGCATGGATGTACCGCTTCTGCAGCATCGTGCAGCGGTGGTTTCCACACCAGTTGCCCGAATCGGTGCATGCGCAGAATCTGCGTTTCTGGATACAGATCGGTAACCCGCAGCGCCCCCACGGCCGTCAGTTGGGCTTGGGCCTGGCGCGAGGACTTTGCGTTGCCGCCCTGCTTGCCATCGGCTCCGGCTTATTGGCGATCCTTTCGACCATTCATCCCGAGACTGAGAATGCAACCTGGGCGTTCCGTAGCATTGGATGGGGTTTGGTGGGCTGGAGTGCGCTGGTACTCGTCCACCTGGGTGCGCAGTGGCAGGCGCGTAGACTCATGTCCGACGCGCACAAGCGCATCGCGCACCGCTGGTTGTTGCCTGCGGCCATGACCGCAGGCATTGCCGGCACGGCAGGTGGATGGGGTGATGGCGTGGTGGGTGCGGCCATGGGCGCTGCCTTGGTCTGCATGGCGATGTACCGCGTCATGGGGCGCATGGTTCCGCCACCGGCAGTCAAGGCGCCACAATCGCTCGTCATTTCGGGGGTTATCGGGCTCGCTTCGGCGGCGATGGGTGCGAGCCTGTGGCCCGGGTTGGCCGTCGCTCTACTGCTTTGGCTGGTGTCGCTTGTGCAAGACGTGCAGCACGACGACCTGTCCATCCTCAATTGAAATTTCATAGACGCTAAAGGATTCCGTCATGATCGTAGGTATCGACCTGGGCACTACGCACTCGCTGATCGGCGTGCACGATGCCGAGGGTGGGAGGTTGTTTTCCAATCCGCATGGCAGCCTGCTGACACCGTCGGTGATCAGCATCGGCGACGACGGCAGCCTGCTCGTCGGCCAGCCGGCGCGCGAGCGCCTGGTGACACATCCATATCTGAGCGTGGCTGCGTTCAAACGCTGGATGGGCAGTCCGCGCGAGACCAAACTGGGCCAGCGCAGCTTCCGCCCCGAAGAGTTATCTGCACTGATCCTGCGCTCGTTGATTGCCGATGCCGAAGCGGCGCTAGGCAGCAGGATCGAAGAAGCGGTGATCAGCGTACCGGCATACTTTTCCGATGCGCAGCGCAAAGCCACGCGCGTGGCCGGGGAGCTGGCGGGTATTCGCGTGGAACGGCTGATCAACGAGCCCACCGCCGCCGCGCTCGCCTACGGGCTGCAGGAACGTGGCGGCGAAGGTCGCGTGCTGGTACTGGACCTGGGTGGTGGCACGTTCGATGTGTCGCTGCTGGAAATGTTCGATGGCGTGGTCGAAGTACACGCCAGTGCCGGCGACAACTTTCTCGGCGGCGAGGATTTTCTCGAGGTGCTCGTGGAAGGCTTTTGTGCCGAGCATCGTCTCGATGCGGCCAAGCTAGCACCCGGCGACAGTGCGCAGCTGCGCCGCCGGCTGGAACAGCTCAAGCGCGAGCTGAGTACGCAGGCACAAGGCACGCTCAACGTGAGCATGGCGGGACACAGCTATACCTGGGAAGTCGACGAAGCACGCTTTGCGCAGCTGGCCGAGCCGTTGCTGCAGCGTATGCGTGCGCCGATCGAGCGCGCCTTGCGCGATGCAAAGCTCAAACCTTCGGAGCTGGACGACATCGTGCTGGTTGGCGGTGCAGTGCGCATGCCGATGATCAGCCGCCTGGCCACCCGCATGCTTGGCCGGCTACCGCTGCGTCATGTCAACCCGGATCACGCCATCGCGCTGGGCGCGGTCGTCGCTGCCGGCCTGAAAAGCCGCGACGAGAGCCTGCGCGAAGTGGTGCTCACCGATGTATGCCCGTACACCCTGGGTACGCAGGTGGCGCGTCAAGGCAACGACGGCAAGGTGCGTTCCGGCTATTTCCATCCCATCATCCCGCGCAACAGCGTGGTACCGGTGAGCCGCGAGGATCGCTTCTATCCAATGAACGAGCAGCAGAGCCACGTCATCATCGATGTCTACCAGGGCGAAAATCCCATGGTGGAAAAGAACATCAAGCTGGGAGAACTGCGCGTTGCGCTGGATCTCAAGCGGTCACGCAACGAGCAAGGGGTGCTGACCCGCTTCACCTACGATGTCGATGGGCTGCTGCAAGTCGAGGTGATCGAGGATGCCACCGGCAAGCGTCACGAGCTGGTACTGGAACAGAATCCAGGGCTGCTCGATCGTGAGGAGATCGCGCGGCGGCTGCAGGCATTGGCGGCCATCAAGGTGCATCCGCGCGACCAGCAGCAGAATATTGCCCTGATGGCGCGTACCGAGCGCGTCTACGAGGAATACATCGACGCACGGCACATGGTGCAGCAGTGGATGGCGCAGTTCCGTGAGGTGCTCGAGAGCCAGGATCTGCCACGCATCGAACGCCACCGCGACGAACTTGCGCAGGCGTTGGACGAGCTGGAGGCGCGTGCATGAAGTGGGCGCTGGAAGCGCTTGGCCTGGAGGTGGATGCAGATGCGCGTGCGATCAAGCGCGCATACGCAACACGCCTGAAAGTCACCCGCCCGGACGACGATCCTGTCGGTTTCCAGCAACTGCATGAAACCTACCAAGCCGCGCTCGCCTGGTCGCGTTACCGCGCAGAGAGGGCGATGGTCGACCAGGCCAATGACCAGCATGAAGAGGACACGTCTGAGACCGTGGTGCACAACGACCGGTCTGCCGCGCCGCGACAGATCGCCCTGTCTCCAATACCGGACGCCCAATACGCTACCGCACAATGGCCCGAGTCGGCGCAGCCGGATGCAGCACCACGCCCGGCCCCTGCGATTTCTGTCGACTGGGTCGTGCCGCCGCAACCGCCGTTGCCCGACGTCGATGTGGAACAGGTGCAGCGACGCATCCTGCGGCAGGCTGCCACAGTGGACCCGCAGGAACTGCGGCAATGGCTGACCGCACAACCGGAACTATGGTCGCTGGAGTTCAAGCCGCAGATCGGTCGTACCTTGCAGCGCTCCCTGCTGGCCGATGACCACGTGCTGATTGCAGACAACTATGACGTGCTGGCGGACTTCTTTGACTGGGAGCATGCGCTGGATGCGCCCGACCTCTATCTGGTCGAACAGGCGCGTACACGGATGCATCGCCGGTGGCTGCTGCTACCGGCCGGGCACGGCCGGTTGGCCCGGGAGCTGCAGCACCGTGGTGATGCATCGGCCTCGCTGCCGCAGGTGCGCAAGCTGCTGGGATGGTTGGCGCCGGCAGAATCGGAGGGCGCCGCGCTTGCCGCAATGCTGTGGCCAGGTCGCGCCGACCGTATTCGCCGCCTGCTGGATCTGATCGGCTATCTCCCGGACGGCAGCAAGCCGCCAGCGCCGCTGGACCGGGAAAGTGCACTGCGCTGGTACATCGCCAGCGAGCGGCACCTGTTCAATCCGGTGGTCGCAGTGCTGGGACTGGCGCGCAGCGCGATCGTGGGCAGCGTCTTTTTCCTGCTGTGCCTGTTGCTGGCCATGCTCGACCATAATCCCGCGCCGGGCATGTCGCCGGTCCTGAAGGTTGGCCTATACGGCGCGGCCATCAGTATCGTCGGCTGGTCCGCCTGGTATTGCCTGACGTCGCTAGGGCGTTGGCAATGTCGGCCCGAGGCCGATCCGCGCGTGAAGCATCCTTGGTTGCAACGCCTGTTCATTCCGGCCATCGGCATGCTGGCCGGCGCATTGATCGTTGCCGGGCAGCAGAGCGCAGCAACCATCATCGCCTTGCCGTTGCTAGTGATGGCGCTTCTGCGCTGGGCAAGCCGCGAGGGCAAGACCTTCACGTTTCGCTGGAGCTGGGGATGGATCTGGGCCGCGATCTTCCTCGCCAAGGCCGCCTTCGTCGCGCTTGGCGCACTGATCGCGTATCCAGCCGTCGCGCTGCTGGCGACCGCAATCGCCTGGGGCGCGGACATGATCTCGCAGTGGAAGTTCCGCAAGATCGCAACCCGCTGATCACTGACGGCGAACCCACCCCATGCCCTGACGGGATGCGATGGCGACGGGGCGCTGCGCGGGGTCGCCCCGCACGTCGCCGGATTTGCTCGGTGGTGTGACCGCTGCGGGAGCTGGTGCTCCCGCATCTGGAAACGGAAGCAACGCGCCTACTTCTCCCGCCGCCAGTTCACCGACCCCTTGGTCTCCACCGTGCTGGATTCGGCTTCCACATCGAAGCCGCGGCTGAGCAGGTATTTCAGCGTCAGCACCGAGCCGCCGCCGATCATCGAGACGCCGTAACCGACGTACAACTTGGGCGAGAGGTATTTGCCGAAGCCCACCACCGAGCCGAGCGTGCTGGATTGGCTGACGCCGGCTTCGTCCAGGCCGAGCTTGGCGCCGATCTGCGAGGCGATCAGGCTGCTGCCGGCCGACAGCGCGGCCGAGGCGGCGCTGACCTGCTGGGTTTCGTCGCTGCTGGCGGTGGACAGGCCGCGGCCGAGCACCAGGTACGACAGCGCTTCGGACTGCGACATCGCCGGCTCGGACCAGACATCGGCGCGTGGCGATTCGGCGCGGCCGCTGACGTCGATGCCGGCGGTGACATCGCCGATCTTGCGTTCGGCGCGCAGGCTCACGCGCGGGTCGGAGACGATGTTGTTGTTCCAGGTCAGCTGGCCGCGGCTGATGGTCAGATCCTGGCCATAGGCCTTGTAGCGGCCACGCACATCCAGCCCACCGTTGGCGGTCATTTCGCGGCCCGGGCGCGCGCGGATCTGCATCTGCCCGCTCAGGCCGCCCTTCAGGCCGAAGCCGCTCATGTTGACCTTGTCGCCAAGCACGATGGCCAGGTCCATATCCAGCAGCGAGGACGGTGCGGCTTCCGGGTCGACCGGGTCCAGCACCACCACGTCTTCGGACACCGAGGTGCCGCGATCCAGACGCTCCAGATCGATATCGGCTTCGGGCACGGTGACCTTGCCGCGCAGTTGCATGGTGTTGTCGGTGATGCCGAACTGCATGTCCGGGTTGGCGATGATGCGCAACTCGCTGGTGTTGTACGCCAGCACGTTATTGCCGCGGATATTCAGCAGCAGCGGCGTGCTGGTACCGAACCACGACAACCCGCCATCGACGGTGAGCGTGCCTTCGCCGGATTTGGCCGAGGCGGTGATCTTGGCCGAACCATCGGGCAGCGCGTCGAAACGGCCCTTGCCCTCGCTCAAGGTCAAACCCATCGACGGGTACTCGGCAGTGAAATCGCTCAAGGTGGCGTCGCCGCCGAGCAGCGGCTTGTCGCGGGTGCCGCGCAGGCTCACATGGCCTTCGACCAGGCCCTTGGGCCGTACCACATCGGCCACCACCAGCTCCAGCCAGTACAGGCGCGACATGTTGAGATACAGCTCGCCGTTGAGCGGCGCGTACGCGTCCCAGCCGGTGTTGAACTTGGCATCGACAAAGCCTGCGCCCTGGAAGCCGATACCGAGCTTGGCCTGGATCTGCTGCTGGGTGAAATCGGCCTGCACGCTGAACTGGTCGTAGCGCAACAACTCGCCGCGATTGGGGTTGCCGGCCACGGCGGCGTAGCGGGTTTCGCCCAGGCGGATGCCGCCTTCGGGCGAGGCGATGCGCAGGCTGCCTTCCCATGCATTGCCGCGCGGCTTGAAGCTGCCGTCCAGCGACAACTCGCCACGCAGATAGATCTGGCGGCCTTCCTGCTTGGGCAACCACGGCTGTACCAGCGACAGCGGCAAGGCATCGCCATGCACCACCATGCCCTCGCGTGGCCAGTTGGCGCTGGCGCACAGCGCGCCGCCGGTGGCTGCGCCCAGGCAGGTGTCGGACAAGGTGAAGGCCGCGCCATCGGTACTGAACTGCGCCGGCTGGCGCAGCGCCCAGGCATCGCCCTTGGCCGGCGCGATCCGCAACGTGGCGACCTGCCCCTGCCAGCGCTCGCCAGCGCGGCGGACATCGCCCTGCAGCGCGACGCTGGCCATGCTGTTGGCGATATCGGCATCCAGACGCAGCGCTTCCACCGCGCCGCGTGCCTGCACCCGCACGCTGTCCAGCACCACGCCGGCTTCGATCGCAGTGCCCTGCAACGCCAGTTGTCCATCGCTGCCGCGCCATGGCAGGCGCCCACGCAGGCTGATGTTTTGCGCGCTGTAGGTGTCCCAGCGCAGGCCGTTGCCGGCGATGTCGGCGGTGATGTCCGGGGCATCGCGGCGGCCGCTGACCTGCAGCTGCCCGCGCACGGTGCCGGTGGCGCCGGGCAACACGTCGTCCAGTTGCAGCGGCTGCAATTGCGCGGCGATCTCCAGCTGGTCGCCGACCTTGCCCTTGGCGTTGATGCGGCTATTGCCCAGCGACAGCTGCAATTGGCCCTCGCCCTGCTCGCCACGCAAGGCGAACTTGCCGTTGGCCGACAGCGCGCGTTGACGCAGCTGGCCGGTCAGGGTCGGAATATCCGCAGTGGCTTCGAAGCCCGGCGATACGCCGCCGGCCGGTGCCGGCAGCTGGCGGCCCTTGGAGGCGATCTTGCCGGAGAGGTTGCCGTTCCAGCCCGGCGCGAAGTAGCCCGGGTCGAACTTGGCCAGCTGCGCGGTGACATCCCACTGCAGCTCCGGGGCCCAGCCCACTTCGCCGGTGAGATCCAGCGAGCCGCCCGGCGTGGTGGCCTGCACCTGCTTGAGCTGTGCGCGCTGATCGTTGCCGCGGCTGTCGAACACCAGCGCGGCCTGCTGGCCGTCGCGCTCCACGCTGGCGCGGCCGATCGCGGCCCAGGCTTTCAGCGTGCCGGCCACGCCCAGGCGCGCGTCGATCAATTGCACCGGCACCACCGGCGCATCGGGGGTGGCCGGGTCGGGCGTGGGCGTGAAGCGCAGGCCCTTGGCATTGACCGCAAAGCGGAAGCTCGGATTTTGGGCATCGCGGAAATCGGCGGTGCCGCGCAGCTGGGTGCGGCCTTCGAAGGTGTCGATCACCAACGGTTCGACCGTCAACACCTGCTCCTGCAGGCTGATGTGCGACGGCTGCAAGGTGGCGCTCAGCTCGCCCTGTTTGACGCTGCCCTGCAGATCGGCATTGCCTCCCTTGCCGGAGGCCTGCAGGTTCAGTGCGATCGGTGTGGCCGGAGCGGCGTACTGCCCGTTGCTGGCCGGCATCAGCAGCGAGGTATCCAGTGCCTCGGTGACGGCCTTGAACGCCCAGGTCGGGTCTTCGCGGCCGGTGAACACCAGGCTGGCCTGCAGCGGGGCTGGGGCACGGCCGGCGATGGCCACTTCCATCTTGTCCAGGTCACCGCGCGCGACCAGGCCCAGGCTGGCCGGCGTGCGGCCACGCGCGGCCGGCAGCACTGCGGTGGCGGTGAGATCGGCGTGGTAATCGTCGTTGGGGATGTAATCGCCATGCAGGCGAAAATCGCCCATGTCGGTGTCGATCACCAGCCCGCGTGTGCGCAGTTCGCCGGTCGCCACTTCCAGCCCGCCCTGCATCTTGTGCAGCACGATCATCGGCTGCTGCAGCTGGGTGATACGCAGGTTGTCCACTGCAATCTTGTCGGCCTGGATCGCCAGCGGCACCTCGATCTGCGGCAGCGATTCGGGCCAGCTGGGGAGCTTGAACGGTTCGTCGCTCTTGCCCAGGTTCAAGGTGGCGTTGCTGACCTGCACCGCATCCAGCTGCAGCTTGCGCCCCAGTAGCGGACGCAGGTCCGGCTCCAGATACACGCGCTCGGCAGTGAAGTGGATGTCCTGATACTTGAAGTCGACATTGCGCAAGGTCAGCGGGCCGGCGACCGGGCCTTCGACGCTGCCGTAAGTGAAGCTGGCACCCACCGGCAGGCGCGCAACCACCTGCGCCAGCAACACGTCGCGCCCGGCCACGGTCTGCAGCAACCAATAGATCGCGATCAAGGCCAGCAGTACCAGCCCGAGCACGGTCAGCCCCGAGCCCACCCAGAACCGGCGACGACGATAGAAACGCGTGCGGCGCGGTGCGGAGGGCGGCGTGGGTGTGCTCACAGGTTGGCCCCGATATCGATGTAGAGCTGGAACTGCGAGTCGGGATCGTTCAAGCCGTGTGCAATGTCCACGCGCACCGGTCCCACCGGCGAGCGCCAACGCAGACCGAAGCCGATACCGGTATGCCAGTCGGGCCGGTCGTCGAAGGCGCTGCCGCTATCGACAAATACTGCCCCGCCCCATGGGCCGCCCTTCAAGTAATGCTCGTACTCGGCACTGGCGGTGACCACGTTCTTGGCACCCAGCGCAAATTCGTCCGGCTTGGGCGTGCGTGGGCCGACTTCGCGGAAGGCATAGCCGCGAATGCTGTTGGCGCCGCCGGCAAAGAAGCGCAGGCTGGGCGGCATCGCCACCAGATCGCTGGTCCAGGTGGTGCCGCCTTCGCCGCGCAGGATCACCCGCCCGTTGTCTCCGGCACCGAGGAACCAGCGCAGCTGGCCATAGAGCTGGCCGAAGTTGGTGTCCGAGCCGGCACCTTCGGCGCCACCACGGATCAGCGCCTGGCCCGACACACCGCTGCGCGGAAACAGCCGGTCGTCGACATTGACGTAGTTGGCCTGCAGCTGCGGATAGATCAGCGTGGAGGTTTCGTACACCGCGCCTTCGAAGTCGTTGCCGCTGCTGAACCGCCAGCGCTCGCGCAAGGCATTGATCGAAGCGATGGCGCTCCAGCGCTCGTTGATCTGGCCGCTGCGGCTGCCGGTGAGTTTGACGTTGCGCAGGTCGATGTAATCGGTCTGCTCGTCGTACAGGCGCGCCGAGGCGGTATACCAGCCGTCGAGCCAGCGGAACGCCGGTACCCGGTAGCTGGTGGTCAGGCTCTTGCGGTTCTGCGCGTAGTCCAGCTGCGTGTCCATCTTGTGGCCGCGCGAATTCACATAGCGCCGCTCCACCCCGCCGCGCACACCGGCCCCGCTCTCGCTGCCGTAGCTCAGGCCCGAGGTATACACGGTGCGCTTGGCGCGGGTGAGTTTGACGTCCACCGGCACGCGGCCATCGGCGTCGGCTTCTTCGGGCTTGGGCTGGATGTCGATGGTGCTGAAGTAATCCAGCTTGGTCAGCGACTCGCGCAGCCGATCCAGCTTGCCTTCGTGGTAGTAGCTGCCCTCGTCCCAGTACACCAGCGGGTCGAACAGGCCATCGCGAAAGTAGTCGTAGTCGAAGCGTACCTTGCCCATGTCGTAGCGGCGGCCGCTGTCCCAGTTCAGGTCGATGTCGGCCGCGTGTTCGGCGCGCGTCACCGCCACCCGGCGCTGGGTGAAATCGGCATCGAAGTATCCGCGCTCGGCCAGCCGCCGGGTGATGCGCACCTTGCTGGCTTCGTATTGCGGATGACTGAAGACCTGGCCTTCGCGCGGCTCGAACTGCTTGAGGTCCTGCCCCAGATAGCGGTCCTGCTCGGCCCAGCCGGTGATGGAGATATGCGAGGTGCGCACCCGCACCGGCTCGCCACGGTTCACCGTGATCACCACCGTCACCCGGTCGCCGTTGCGCGGCGCGGCCAGTTCGATGGTGGGCGAATAGTAGCCGAACGGCTCCAGCGCCTCGCGCGTCTGCCGCTCGGCCTGCGCCAGCAGGTACTCCAGTCGCGACTCGCCCTGCTCCTTACCGACGGCCTCATACAGAGACAGGGAGACCTCGATGTTCTCGATCATCTCGGCATCGTCGCCGTCGTCCAGGCCCTTGATCTCGATCTTGTCGATGGTCGCCCGGGCAATCGCTTGCAGCGGAACGAACAGGGTGCACAGCAGGGAGAGAGCAAACGCGGCTTTAAGCATCGGCAAAGGATACCCAGCCTGGGCGTGAAGGGACAAAAAATCTGAAGAAACACGCCTATACGGCAGCGGACGGAACTGGGTACAGTCGGTGCGTTGTTAACGTTTCGTTGACACCCATTGCGTGCGGACCCCCGATTGCCGCGCGCCCGTTCATACCTTTGGAGAGAGAGGTGCGTTTCATGAAGCGTCATTTACTGGTTACGGCGGTCTGCACCGCACTGACCATGCCATCGCTTGCCATGGCACAGGATCAAGGTGAAGTCACTCAACTGGACAAGGTGACGGTGACAGGGTCGTTGATCCCCCGTTCCCAGGTCGAAACCGCAACCCCGGTGTTCTCGATCACCGCCCAGGACATCCAGCGCCGCGGCTTCAAGGACGTCTACGACGTGCTGCGCTCGCAACCGATGGCGACCGGCTCGGTGCAGGATGGCCAGTTCAGCGGAGGATTCACCGCCGGCGCCAAGTCGCTGAGCCTGCTCGGCCTGGATCCCGGCTTCACCCTGGTGCTGATCGACGGCCGGCCGATGGCCGACTACCCGCTGCTGTACAACGGGCAGAGCAACTTCGTCGATCTGGCCAGCGTGCCGGTGGGCATGGTCGAGCGCATCGACGTGGCGCCCGGTAACCAGTCCTCGATCTACGGCTCCAGCGCAATCGCCGGTGTGGTCAACATCATCCTGAAAAAGCGCATGGACGGCGTGCAGATGAATTACCGCATGGGCACCTATGACGGCGGTGGCGGCAACAACCAGCGCTTTCAGCTGACCGGCGGCAACGAGATCGGCGGCGCCAACATCGTGTGGGGCCTGCAGCTCAACAACCAGGACCCGATCTACGGCTATCAGCGCCGCGATTTCGATTCCACCAGCGACAATCCGGACCCGACACTGCGTTATGGCTCACGTATCGCCTTGCATAACCTCCCAACCACCTACATCGACCCGGGCGCCGAAAATTGCGCTGCCTTGGGACCGCTGTTCAATGGCTCGGTGCAGTACGACAACCGCGCCAACCGCGGCAACTTCTGCAGCAGCCGTACCGAGCCAGGGTATGCCAGCATCCTCAACAAGGAACGCAGCGCCAGCGGCTATGCCAACCTGAGCTATGCGTTCAACGACAACGTCGAGCTGTACTCGACCCTGCTGCTCAATCGCACCAAGGTCGAGGTCAATAGTGGACCCCGCTTCTGGCAGACCTCGTCCGATACCGGTGGTTTTTTCTACAACGGGGATAGCCAGCAGCTCGAAAGCTATCAACGCATCTTTG
This genomic window contains:
- a CDS encoding molecular chaperone HscC; this encodes MIVGIDLGTTHSLIGVHDAEGGRLFSNPHGSLLTPSVISIGDDGSLLVGQPARERLVTHPYLSVAAFKRWMGSPRETKLGQRSFRPEELSALILRSLIADAEAALGSRIEEAVISVPAYFSDAQRKATRVAGELAGIRVERLINEPTAAALAYGLQERGGEGRVLVLDLGGGTFDVSLLEMFDGVVEVHASAGDNFLGGEDFLEVLVEGFCAEHRLDAAKLAPGDSAQLRRRLEQLKRELSTQAQGTLNVSMAGHSYTWEVDEARFAQLAEPLLQRMRAPIERALRDAKLKPSELDDIVLVGGAVRMPMISRLATRMLGRLPLRHVNPDHAIALGAVVAAGLKSRDESLREVVLTDVCPYTLGTQVARQGNDGKVRSGYFHPIIPRNSVVPVSREDRFYPMNEQQSHVIIDVYQGENPMVEKNIKLGELRVALDLKRSRNEQGVLTRFTYDVDGLLQVEVIEDATGKRHELVLEQNPGLLDREEIARRLQALAAIKVHPRDQQQNIALMARTERVYEEYIDARHMVQQWMAQFREVLESQDLPRIERHRDELAQALDELEARA
- a CDS encoding translocation/assembly module TamB domain-containing protein is translated as MSTPTPPSAPRRTRFYRRRRFWVGSGLTVLGLVLLALIAIYWLLQTVAGRDVLLAQVVARLPVGASFTYGSVEGPVAGPLTLRNVDFKYQDIHFTAERVYLEPDLRPLLGRKLQLDAVQVSNATLNLGKSDEPFKLPSWPESLPQIEVPLAIQADKIAVDNLRITQLQQPMIVLHKMQGGLEVATGELRTRGLVIDTDMGDFRLHGDYIPNDDYHADLTATAVLPAARGRTPASLGLVARGDLDKMEVAIAGRAPAPLQASLVFTGREDPTWAFKAVTEALDTSLLMPASNGQYAAPATPIALNLQASGKGGNADLQGSVKQGELSATLQPSHISLQEQVLTVEPLVIDTFEGRTQLRGTADFRDAQNPSFRFAVNAKGLRFTPTPDPATPDAPVVPVQLIDARLGVAGTLKAWAAIGRASVERDGQQAALVFDSRGNDQRAQLKQVQATTPGGSLDLTGEVGWAPELQWDVTAQLAKFDPGYFAPGWNGNLSGKIASKGRQLPAPAGGVSPGFEATADIPTLTGQLRQRALSANGKFALRGEQGEGQLQLSLGNSRINAKGKVGDQLEIAAQLQPLQLDDVLPGATGTVRGQLQVSGRRDAPDITADIAGNGLRWDTYSAQNISLRGRLPWRGSDGQLALQGTAIEAGVVLDSVRVQARGAVEALRLDADIANSMASVALQGDVRRAGERWQGQVATLRIAPAKGDAWALRQPAQFSTDGAAFTLSDTCLGAATGGALCASANWPREGMVVHGDALPLSLVQPWLPKQEGRQIYLRGELSLDGSFKPRGNAWEGSLRIASPEGGIRLGETRYAAVAGNPNRGELLRYDQFSVQADFTQQQIQAKLGIGFQGAGFVDAKFNTGWDAYAPLNGELYLNMSRLYWLELVVADVVRPKGLVEGHVSLRGTRDKPLLGGDATLSDFTAEYPSMGLTLSEGKGRFDALPDGSAKITASAKSGEGTLTVDGGLSWFGTSTPLLLNIRGNNVLAYNTSELRIIANPDMQFGITDNTMQLRGKVTVPEADIDLERLDRGTSVSEDVVVLDPVDPEAAPSSLLDMDLAIVLGDKVNMSGFGLKGGLSGQMQIRARPGREMTANGGLDVRGRYKAYGQDLTISRGQLTWNNNIVSDPRVSLRAERKIGDVTAGIDVSGRAESPRADVWSEPAMSQSEALSYLVLGRGLSTASSDETQQVSAASAALSAGSSLIASQIGAKLGLDEAGVSQSSTLGSVVGFGKYLSPKLYVGYGVSMIGGGSVLTLKYLLSRGFDVEAESSTVETKGSVNWRREK
- a CDS encoding autotransporter assembly complex family protein, which gives rise to MLKAAFALSLLCTLFVPLQAIARATIDKIEIKGLDDGDDAEMIENIEVSLSLYEAVGKEQGESRLEYLLAQAERQTREALEPFGYYSPTIELAAPRNGDRVTVVITVNRGEPVRVRTSHISITGWAEQDRYLGQDLKQFEPREGQVFSHPQYEASKVRITRRLAERGYFDADFTQRRVAVTRAEHAADIDLNWDSGRRYDMGKVRFDYDYFRDGLFDPLVYWDEGSYYHEGKLDRLRESLTKLDYFSTIDIQPKPEEADADGRVPVDVKLTRAKRTVYTSGLSYGSESGAGVRGGVERRYVNSRGHKMDTQLDYAQNRKSLTTSYRVPAFRWLDGWYTASARLYDEQTDYIDLRNVKLTGSRSGQINERWSAIASINALRERWRFSSGNDFEGAVYETSTLIYPQLQANYVNVDDRLFPRSGVSGQALIRGGAEGAGSDTNFGQLYGQLRWFLGAGDNGRVILRGEGGTTWTSDLVAMPPSLRFFAGGANSIRGYAFREVGPRTPKPDEFALGAKNVVTASAEYEHYLKGGPWGGAVFVDSGSAFDDRPDWHTGIGFGLRWRSPVGPVRVDIAHGLNDPDSQFQLYIDIGANL